A window from Salvia miltiorrhiza cultivar Shanhuang (shh) chromosome 2, IMPLAD_Smil_shh, whole genome shotgun sequence encodes these proteins:
- the LOC131011179 gene encoding uncharacterized protein LOC131011179 — protein sequence MPLHSYFNSSNSYNADFIIELTCREQSLQGKIVKSESQNPCASSLRNSNSSECARQRFALGLAMLVGMVHSIKLESLLKLITTLLEVSSSMKGVRRLKTAY from the exons ATGCCGCTCCACTCTTACTTCAACTCGTCGAACAGCTACAATGCGGATTTCATCATCGAATTGACTTGTAGAGAGCAGAGTTTacagggtaaaatcgtcaaatCAGAGTCGCAAAATCCTTGTGCGTCATCTCTCCGCAATTCTAATTCTTCCGAG TGTGCTAGACAAAGGTTTGCACTTGGTCTTGCAATGTTAGTTGGCATGGTTCATAGCATTAAATTAGAGTCCTTGTTAAAGCTAATTACAACTTTGCTGGAGGTCTCTTCTTCCATGAAAGGGGTCAG GAGGTTAAAGACTGCTTACTAG
- the LOC131008155 gene encoding uncharacterized protein LOC131008155, translated as MVDSTAGGNIARKTANELKEIFKTLAESSQQKSVRGKRAEASAVAPQYELQKQVAEIMRDVQQIKMEMMESPRAHEPYVESCGICGEFGHGVNECHRMGEFTPEGEAEVYAAQGYQGRPPYEQRPIYNQEEQDSTDGLSKSTTVYPPQPQYPPQQYRQQYPQQHSMPQGNFQQPQQFQKHVQPQKSSLEDTMQSFMEMTKQNMESQSVTIKHLETTVGQLSGTLNQIQQ; from the exons atggtggacagcactgcaggagggaACATTGCTAGGAAGACGGCAAATGAGTTAAAGGAAATATTCAAAACCTTAGCCGAgagctcccagcagaaatcagtCCGTGGAAAGAGAGCTGAGGCCAGTGCAGTGGCACCCCAgtatgagctgcagaagcaagtagccgaAATCATGAGAGATGTGCAACAAATAAAGATGGAAATGATGGAATCACCTCGTGCCCATGAGCCTTATGTCGAGAGTTGTGGGATATGCGGCGAGTTCGGACATGGAGTAAATGAATGCCACCGGATGGGTGAGTTCACACCTGAGGGAGAGGCCGAGGTGTATGCTGCGCAGGGGTACCAGGGAAGACCGCCATATGAGCAACGCCCTATATACAATCAAGAGGAACAAGACTCAA CAGATGGGCTATCAAAGTCAACAACCGTTTATCCACCTCAGCCGCAATACCCTCCTCAACAATACCGGCAGCAATACCCGCAGCAGCACTCCATGCCACAAGGGAACTTCCAGCAGCCCCAGCAGTTTCAGAAACATGTTCAGCCCCAGAAGTCATCTTTAGAAGATACTATGCAGTcgtttatggagatgaccaagcaaaATATGGAGTCTCAGTCAGTTACGATCAAGCACCTTGAAACGACTGTTGGCCAACTCTCCGGCACTTTGAACCAAATTCAGCAGTAG
- the LOC131008154 gene encoding uncharacterized protein At2g29880-like, which yields MILPVLNEKLRCNKNYNHYQSRIKWFKSRWNAYSTLLKFNSGFGYDNDTKKFTAPDEVWDAYIEAHPKDAYLRAGSFSDFDDLRLAVGNGVAVGRNAIGVGSATDARIIGVDESRGPLIEELNYDAANEAFVVLGEDDPPLSGSKSPLESTEVPVESTQRRAPAKRSRGQFETNSGHTENSSHQELMVEIKKVTSTMDRVESLFVKRDTMLEKREKEKGYTTCIKEIPDLSEDARYTAFDLLVTKSQKDGFMKMTVPERKRWIESKTRK from the exons ATGATATTGCCTGTTCTGAATGAAAAACTTAGgtgcaataaaaattataatcactaCCAAAGTCGTATCAAATGGTTTAAGAGCCGTTGGAATGCGTATTCAACACTCTTGAAGTTTAACTCTGGTTTTGGTTATGACAACGACACCAAAAAATTCACGGCCCCAGATGAAGTATGGGATGCGTATATAGAG gctcaCCCAAAAGATGCATACTTACGCGCTGGGAGTTTTTCGGATTTTGATGACTTGAGGCTTGCTGTTGGAAACGGTGTGGCTGTAGGAAGAAACGCAATTGGAGTGGGCAGTGCTACTGATGCTAGGATAATAGGAGTTGATGAAAGTAGAGGTCCGCTCATAGAGGAGTTGAATTACGATGCTGCTAATGAGGCGTTTGTAGTACTGGGTGAAGATGATCCACCGTTATCCGGCTCCAAATCACCGTTGGAGTCTACTGAAGTGCCTGTGGAGTCCACTCAGAGAAGAGCTCCCGCCAAAAGAAGCAGAGGCCAGTTTGAGACAAATTCAGGCCACACTGAAAATAGTTCGCATCAGGAGCTCATggtagaaattaaaaaagtcACTAGCACAATGGATCGAGTTGAAAGCCTCTTCGTGAAACGAGATACTATGCtggagaaaagagaaaaagaaaaaggttatACAACTTGTATCAAAGAAATTCCTGATTTGAGTGAAGATGCCCGCTACACAGCATTTGACTTGCTTGTTACAAAGTCACAAAAAGATGGATTTATGAAAATGACTGTTCCTGAACGCAAAAGATGGATAGAATCCAAGACTAGGAAATAG